The proteins below come from a single Streptococcus porcinus genomic window:
- a CDS encoding cation:proton antiporter: MPIAIIVITFLLSLILSNVINRIIPQIPLPAIQLFFGILFGIFSKDQALILNPELFLAFVIAPLNFREGQESDVKSFLKSRNLVLFLILPTVFLTTILMGLSIKALLPVELPLALCFAMGASLAPTDAVAFLSLAKRFKFPNQIKNILTSEGLLNDASGLVAFQFALIALTTGYFSLTKAGLQLLISIVGGLAVGIIFALLNRIFLSILEKYDAADVTGALLLELTLPFVVYFIAHVLNVSGIIAVVIAGVMQANRLKKVTLFDAQVDRVTTIIWETINFMLNGLVFMIFGMELAQFTSPAIANPNYSNVSLFLLVFALTAILFLIRYVLIFSYFWIRSLKTRKSIQKYWKHINLLTVSGVKGSVSIAIILLLPKLTGVQNSIALFIVGSVTLLSFLSGLLILPKLAPLVTTSQNLVTKIALLTDVLQNLAMESRTAPANQAALYYVMDSYNNRIENLILEQEPNNVKEELAELQLLTLTIESEGLEHAYKQKKINIIEYRVYQNYIKLLERQVNRSFISSFSYTITILLRVLRHLLRELLSFGGRNDRVSTTFRQGTHLSQENRDHLTELYLDNTELIMETLEDLEGFYTTSLVDFLQNQRLQKAELIKSGLFVERVIANFIPDISGERLHGYYLERQFISNYEQRGELTAKEAQALRDEVNELESYSLRESSPNFAYDLIKYRHTTK, translated from the coding sequence ATGCCAATAGCTATAATTGTCATCACCTTTTTACTTTCCCTCATCTTATCCAACGTTATTAATCGTATTATTCCTCAGATACCTTTACCCGCTATACAACTCTTTTTTGGTATTCTATTTGGAATTTTTAGCAAAGATCAAGCTTTAATTCTAAACCCTGAGCTTTTTCTAGCTTTTGTTATCGCACCTTTAAACTTTCGTGAAGGTCAAGAAAGTGATGTTAAAAGTTTTCTAAAGTCACGCAATCTGGTTTTATTCCTTATCTTGCCTACTGTTTTTTTAACCACTATTCTTATGGGGCTCAGTATTAAGGCCTTACTTCCTGTAGAATTACCCCTTGCTCTATGTTTTGCTATGGGGGCTTCTTTAGCCCCAACTGACGCCGTAGCCTTCTTATCCCTTGCTAAGCGTTTTAAGTTTCCTAATCAAATCAAAAATATTCTTACTTCCGAAGGGCTTTTAAATGACGCTAGTGGTCTAGTTGCTTTTCAGTTTGCCCTCATTGCTCTTACTACAGGCTATTTTTCTCTGACAAAAGCAGGGCTCCAATTATTAATTTCCATTGTCGGAGGGTTAGCTGTTGGTATCATCTTTGCATTATTAAATAGAATCTTTTTGTCTATCCTAGAAAAATATGACGCTGCCGATGTTACAGGAGCTCTATTACTTGAGTTAACTCTTCCTTTCGTTGTTTACTTTATTGCTCATGTGTTAAATGTTTCAGGTATTATTGCAGTTGTTATTGCTGGGGTTATGCAAGCCAACCGACTTAAAAAAGTTACCTTATTCGATGCACAAGTTGATCGTGTGACAACAATTATCTGGGAGACTATAAATTTTATGTTAAATGGTCTTGTCTTTATGATATTTGGCATGGAATTAGCTCAATTTACTAGTCCCGCAATCGCTAATCCAAACTATAGCAATGTTTCCCTCTTTCTACTGGTTTTTGCCCTCACTGCGATTCTATTCCTCATTCGTTACGTGTTAATCTTCAGTTATTTTTGGATAAGGAGTCTAAAGACTCGTAAAAGTATTCAAAAATACTGGAAACATATCAACCTTCTAACAGTTTCTGGTGTTAAAGGAAGTGTCTCTATCGCTATCATTTTATTGCTCCCAAAATTGACTGGAGTTCAAAATAGCATCGCTTTATTTATTGTCGGTTCAGTGACCTTGTTGAGTTTTTTGAGTGGCTTGCTTATTCTTCCTAAACTAGCACCTTTAGTGACCACATCTCAAAATCTTGTAACTAAAATCGCACTCTTGACAGATGTTTTACAGAACCTAGCGATGGAGAGTAGAACAGCACCAGCTAACCAAGCAGCACTCTACTACGTCATGGACAGTTATAATAATAGAATTGAAAACCTAATTTTGGAGCAAGAGCCCAATAATGTCAAAGAAGAATTAGCGGAATTACAGTTGCTCACCCTAACAATTGAAAGCGAAGGCTTAGAGCATGCTTACAAACAAAAGAAAATCAATATCATCGAGTACCGTGTCTACCAGAATTACATAAAATTACTTGAAAGACAGGTTAATCGTAGCTTTATCTCAAGTTTCAGCTACACAATTACTATTCTTTTACGCGTTTTACGTCATCTTTTACGAGAACTCCTTTCCTTTGGAGGGCGAAATGATAGAGTATCAACCACTTTCAGACAAGGAACACATCTTTCGCAGGAGAACCGAGATCATCTAACGGAATTGTATTTAGACAATACCGAGCTTATTATGGAAACTTTAGAAGATTTAGAAGGATTCTACACAACATCACTGGTTGATTTTCTGCAAAATCAACGCCTCCAAAAAGCAGAACTAATTAAATCTGGTTTATTTGTGGAACGCGTTATTGCCAATTTTATTCCCGATATTAGCGGGGAAAGATTGCATGGGTATTATCTAGAAAGACAGTTTATTTCTAATTATGAACAGCGAGGTGAACTAACAGCTAAAGAAGCTCAAGCCTTACGTGATGAAGTTAATGAACTAGAAAGTTATTCCTTACGCGAGAGCTCCCCCAACTTTGCCTACGACCTTATTAAATATCGACACACAACGAAGTGA
- a CDS encoding ATP-dependent Clp protease ATP-binding subunit: MIDYSLKMQEIFKQAQYQAARFDSQYLETWHLLLAMVVVNNSLAGLVFNEFDDKVAIEEYEAAAILAMGQTPNDDVKEWTLKGQSRTLTKILQFSDAIRQVTGAQEVGSEHVLFAILLNPDVMAARLLEMAGFKLRDEGQGELKISDLRKAIERQAAYSKETIKAIYELRKPKKSKAGGTFSDMMKPASSAGELSDFTRDLTQMASQGLLEPVIGRDKEITRMVQVLSRKTKNNPVLVGDAGVGKTALAYGLAQRIVEGAIPYELQEMRVLELDMMSVVAGTRFRGDFEERMNQIIDDIEADGKIILFVDELHTIMGSGSGIDSTLDAANILKPALSRGTLHMVGATTQEEYQKHIEKDAALSRRFAKILIEEPSLEDAYQILLGLKSSYEMYHNVGISDQAVKVAVKVAHRYLTSKNLPDSAIDLLDEASATVQGLIKKEAPSLLSPIDQAILDKDFKKVASLLKAGQKTKPNPTPVTEDDIMATLSRLSGIPLEKISQADSQKYLRLEEELHKRVIGQDEAISAISRAIRRNQSGIRTGKRPIGSFMFLGPTGVGKTELAKALAEVLFDDESALIRFDMSEYMEKFSASRLNGAPPGYVGYDEGGELTEKVRNRPYSVLLFDEVEKAHPDIFNVLLQVLDDGVLTDSRGRKVDFTNTIIIMTSNLGATALRDDKTVGFGVRDISHDHQAMEKRILEELKKTYRPEFINRIDEKVVFHSLSQEDMQQVVRIMVKPLIATLKEKGITLKFQPSALKYLSEKGYDVEMGARPLRRTIQTEVEDKLSELLLSGQLSSGNKLKVGLTKGKIKCDIE; encoded by the coding sequence ATGATAGATTACTCACTTAAAATGCAAGAAATTTTCAAGCAGGCTCAATATCAAGCTGCACGCTTTGATAGCCAATATTTAGAAACCTGGCATCTTCTTTTAGCAATGGTTGTGGTTAACAATTCACTCGCGGGACTTGTTTTCAATGAATTTGATGATAAAGTTGCCATAGAAGAATATGAAGCGGCAGCTATTTTGGCTATGGGACAAACACCAAATGATGATGTGAAAGAATGGACTTTAAAAGGTCAGTCTAGAACTTTAACAAAAATTCTCCAGTTTTCAGATGCTATCCGTCAAGTAACAGGTGCCCAGGAAGTGGGATCGGAACACGTGCTTTTTGCAATATTATTGAACCCTGATGTGATGGCAGCACGTTTACTTGAAATGGCTGGTTTTAAACTACGAGATGAGGGTCAAGGGGAGTTGAAAATCTCTGATTTACGTAAAGCAATTGAAAGACAGGCTGCCTATAGTAAAGAGACTATTAAAGCTATTTATGAATTACGCAAACCTAAAAAATCAAAAGCAGGTGGGACCTTCTCAGATATGATGAAACCGGCAAGTTCAGCAGGTGAACTTTCTGATTTCACACGTGACTTAACGCAGATGGCCAGTCAAGGACTTTTAGAACCGGTGATTGGTCGAGATAAAGAAATTACTCGGATGGTCCAGGTATTGAGCCGCAAGACCAAGAATAATCCGGTCTTAGTCGGAGATGCGGGTGTTGGGAAAACGGCTTTGGCGTATGGACTAGCTCAACGAATTGTCGAGGGGGCTATTCCCTACGAATTGCAGGAGATGCGAGTTTTGGAATTGGACATGATGAGTGTGGTTGCAGGAACCCGTTTTCGTGGTGATTTTGAAGAGCGGATGAACCAAATAATAGATGATATCGAAGCTGATGGGAAAATCATTCTTTTTGTTGATGAATTACATACGATTATGGGGTCTGGAAGTGGTATCGATAGTACCTTAGATGCAGCTAATATCTTGAAACCAGCCTTGTCTCGTGGAACGCTACATATGGTAGGTGCAACAACTCAGGAAGAATATCAAAAACATATTGAAAAAGATGCAGCTCTATCTCGTCGTTTTGCTAAAATTTTAATTGAAGAACCAAGCCTTGAAGATGCTTACCAAATTCTTCTTGGTCTAAAATCTTCTTATGAGATGTATCATAATGTTGGTATTTCTGATCAGGCTGTCAAAGTGGCTGTTAAAGTTGCACATCGTTATTTAACTAGCAAAAACCTGCCAGATTCTGCTATAGACCTCTTAGATGAGGCAAGTGCAACAGTTCAGGGACTAATCAAAAAAGAGGCTCCCTCCCTTTTAAGTCCTATTGATCAAGCTATCCTAGATAAGGATTTTAAAAAGGTGGCTAGTCTGTTAAAGGCTGGTCAGAAAACAAAGCCCAACCCAACCCCAGTTACAGAAGATGATATTATGGCAACTTTGAGTAGACTATCAGGCATACCGCTTGAGAAAATTAGCCAAGCTGATAGCCAAAAATACCTTCGTTTAGAGGAAGAATTACACAAACGCGTTATTGGTCAAGACGAGGCTATTTCAGCTATTTCAAGGGCTATACGTCGTAACCAATCTGGTATTCGCACTGGCAAACGGCCAATTGGTTCATTTATGTTTCTAGGTCCCACAGGTGTTGGGAAAACAGAGCTGGCGAAAGCCTTGGCTGAAGTTTTATTTGATGATGAATCAGCATTGATTCGTTTCGATATGTCAGAGTACATGGAAAAATTTTCAGCCAGTCGTCTTAATGGTGCTCCTCCAGGATATGTGGGCTATGACGAGGGTGGAGAATTGACAGAAAAAGTAAGGAATAGGCCTTACTCCGTTTTGCTCTTTGATGAAGTTGAAAAAGCTCACCCAGATATTTTCAACGTTCTTCTTCAAGTTTTGGATGACGGTGTGCTGACAGATTCCCGTGGTCGCAAAGTTGACTTCACGAATACTATTATTATCATGACCAGCAATTTAGGTGCGACAGCACTTCGAGATGATAAGACTGTAGGTTTTGGTGTTAGAGATATTAGTCACGATCACCAAGCTATGGAAAAACGGATTTTAGAAGAACTAAAGAAAACTTATCGTCCTGAATTTATTAATCGAATTGATGAAAAGGTTGTTTTCCACAGTTTAAGTCAAGAAGATATGCAACAAGTAGTTAGGATTATGGTGAAACCATTAATTGCTACCCTAAAAGAAAAGGGAATTACTCTAAAATTCCAACCGTCTGCACTTAAATACCTATCTGAAAAAGGTTATGATGTTGAAATGGGGGCTCGTCCTCTTCGAAGAACGATTCAAACAGAAGTTGAGGATAAATTGTCAGAGCTACTCCTTTCGGGACAGTTATCTTCTGGAAATAAATTAAAAGTTGGTTTAACCAAAGGCAAAATAAAATGTGACATAGAATAA
- the ahpC gene encoding alkyl hydroperoxide reductase subunit C has protein sequence MSLIGKEMVEFSADAYVNGEFVKVSTEDIKGKWAVFCFYPADFSFVCPTELGDLQEQYETLKSLDVEVYSVSTDTHFVHKAWHDDSDVVGTITYTMIGDPSHNISRAFEVLDEENGLAQRGTFIIDPDGIIQMVEINADGIGRDASTLIDKIRAAQYVRQHPGEVCPAKWKEGAETLTPSLDLVGKI, from the coding sequence ATGTCTTTAATCGGAAAAGAAATGGTTGAATTTTCAGCCGACGCTTATGTAAATGGTGAATTTGTTAAGGTGAGCACCGAGGATATCAAAGGAAAATGGGCAGTCTTCTGCTTCTATCCTGCTGATTTCTCTTTTGTCTGCCCAACTGAGTTAGGTGATCTTCAAGAACAGTATGAAACATTAAAATCTTTAGATGTGGAAGTTTATTCTGTGTCTACAGACACTCACTTTGTCCATAAAGCATGGCATGACGATTCTGATGTTGTCGGCACAATTACGTATACAATGATTGGTGACCCTTCTCATAACATCTCACGTGCTTTTGAGGTATTAGATGAAGAAAATGGTCTTGCCCAACGCGGAACCTTTATCATTGATCCTGATGGCATTATTCAAATGGTAGAAATTAACGCTGATGGCATTGGCCGTGATGCAAGTACACTAATTGATAAAATTCGTGCCGCTCAATATGTTCGCCAACACCCAGGTGAAGTTTGTCCAGCCAAATGGAAAGAAGGGGCTGAAACCTTAACACCTAGCCTTGACCTCGTTGGTAAAATTTAA
- a CDS encoding cold-shock protein → MAQGTVKWFNAEKGFGFISTEEGQDVFAHFSAIQSDGFKTLDEGQKVEFDVEEGQRGPQAVNITKLS, encoded by the coding sequence ATGGCACAAGGTACAGTTAAATGGTTTAACGCTGAAAAAGGTTTCGGTTTTATCTCAACTGAGGAAGGTCAAGATGTCTTCGCACATTTTTCAGCAATTCAGTCTGATGGTTTCAAAACTTTAGATGAAGGTCAAAAAGTTGAATTTGATGTTGAAGAAGGTCAACGTGGCCCTCAAGCAGTGAATATCACTAAATTATCTTAA
- the groES gene encoding co-chaperone GroES: MLKPLGDRVVVKFNEEQEKTVGGFVLAGAQKESTRKAKVVAVSETGMRTITGELVSPSVKVGQEVLVESGHDLEVTINEEKVSIIRESDIIAIITE, translated from the coding sequence ATGTTAAAACCATTAGGTGACCGCGTGGTCGTTAAATTTAATGAAGAGCAAGAAAAAACAGTCGGAGGCTTTGTTCTTGCTGGAGCACAAAAAGAGTCAACAAGAAAAGCTAAGGTTGTAGCCGTTAGCGAAACTGGTATGCGAACTATCACTGGTGAGCTTGTATCACCTTCTGTTAAGGTTGGTCAAGAAGTTTTAGTTGAAAGCGGACATGATTTAGAAGTAACCATTAATGAAGAAAAAGTTTCTATCATTAGAGAGTCAGATATTATTGCAATTATTACTGAATAA
- the rpsB gene encoding 30S ribosomal protein S2 — MAVISMKQLLEAGVHFGHQTRRWNPKMAKYIFTERNGIHVIDLQQTVKLADQAYEFVRDAAANDAVILFVGTKKQAAEAVADEATRAGQYFINHRWLGGTLTNWGTIQKRIARLKEIKRMEEEGTFEVLPKKEVALLNKQRARLEKFLGGIEDMPRIPDVMYVVDPHKEQIAVKEAKKLGIPVVAMVDTNADPDDIDVIIPANDDAIRAVKLITSKLADAVIEGRQGEDAEVSFEAEAKADSIEEIVEVVEGDNN; from the coding sequence ATGGCAGTAATTTCAATGAAACAACTTCTTGAGGCTGGTGTTCACTTTGGTCACCAAACTCGTCGCTGGAACCCTAAGATGGCAAAATACATCTTTACAGAACGTAACGGCATCCACGTTATTGACCTACAACAAACTGTTAAATTAGCTGATCAAGCTTACGAATTCGTTCGTGATGCTGCTGCTAACGACGCTGTTATCTTGTTCGTTGGTACTAAAAAACAAGCTGCTGAAGCAGTTGCTGACGAAGCAACTCGTGCAGGTCAATACTTTATCAACCACCGTTGGTTGGGTGGAACTCTTACTAACTGGGGAACAATCCAAAAACGTATCGCTCGTTTGAAAGAAATCAAACGTATGGAAGAAGAAGGAACTTTCGAAGTTCTTCCTAAAAAAGAAGTTGCACTTCTTAACAAACAACGCGCTCGTCTTGAAAAATTCTTAGGCGGTATCGAAGATATGCCTCGTATTCCTGACGTTATGTACGTTGTTGACCCACATAAAGAACAAATCGCAGTTAAAGAAGCTAAAAAACTTGGTATCCCAGTTGTAGCTATGGTTGATACAAACGCTGATCCAGATGATATCGATGTTATCATCCCAGCTAACGACGACGCTATCCGCGCTGTTAAATTAATCACTTCTAAATTAGCTGATGCTGTTATCGAAGGCCGTCAAGGTGAAGATGCAGAAGTTTCTTTCGAAGCAGAAGCAAAAGCAGATTCAATCGAAGAAATTGTTGAAGTTGTAGAAGGCGACAACAACTAA
- the groL gene encoding chaperonin GroEL (60 kDa chaperone family; promotes refolding of misfolded polypeptides especially under stressful conditions; forms two stacked rings of heptamers to form a barrel-shaped 14mer; ends can be capped by GroES; misfolded proteins enter the barrel where they are refolded when GroES binds), giving the protein MAKDIKFSADARAAMVRGVDILADTVKVTLGPKGRNVVLEKAFGSPLITNDGVTIAKEIELEDHFENMGAKLVSEVASKTNDIAGDGTTTATVLTQAIVREGLKNVTAGANPIGIRRGIEKATSAAVGELKTIAQPVTGKEAIAQVAAVSSRSEKVGEYISEAMERVGNDGVITIEESRGMETELEVVEGMQFDRGYLSQYMVTDNEKMVADLENPFILITDKKISNIQEILPLLEEVLKTSRPLLIIADDVDGEALPTLVLNKIRGTFNVVAVKAPGFGDRRKAMLEDIAILTGGTVITEDLGLELKDATIAALGQAAKVTVDKDSTVIVEGSGSAEAIANRVGLIKSQLETTTSDFDREKLQERLAKLAGGVAVIKVGAATETELKEMKLRIEDALNATRAAVEEGIVSGGGTALVTVIEKVAALDLTGDEATGRNIVLRALEEPVRQIAYNAGFEGSVIIDKLKNSPVGTGFNAASGEWVDMIETGIIDPVKVTRSALQNAASVASLILTTEAVVANKPEPAAPAMPAGMDPSMMGGMM; this is encoded by the coding sequence ATGGCAAAAGATATTAAATTTTCAGCAGATGCGCGTGCAGCAATGGTACGTGGTGTAGATATTTTAGCAGATACAGTCAAAGTTACCTTGGGACCAAAAGGCCGTAATGTTGTACTTGAAAAAGCCTTCGGCTCACCTCTAATTACCAATGATGGGGTAACCATTGCTAAAGAAATTGAACTGGAAGATCACTTTGAAAATATGGGTGCAAAACTGGTTTCAGAAGTAGCATCAAAAACTAACGATATTGCTGGTGATGGAACAACGACTGCGACAGTTTTAACACAAGCTATCGTTCGTGAAGGCTTGAAAAATGTGACTGCAGGAGCTAATCCAATCGGTATTCGTCGTGGGATTGAAAAGGCCACTTCAGCAGCTGTTGGAGAATTGAAAACAATTGCGCAACCTGTTACTGGTAAAGAAGCTATTGCTCAAGTAGCAGCTGTGTCATCCCGTTCAGAAAAAGTCGGTGAATACATTTCAGAAGCTATGGAACGTGTTGGAAATGATGGAGTTATCACAATTGAAGAGTCACGCGGTATGGAGACTGAACTTGAAGTAGTTGAAGGTATGCAGTTTGACCGAGGTTACTTGTCACAATACATGGTAACTGACAATGAGAAGATGGTTGCTGATCTTGAGAATCCATTTATTTTAATAACAGATAAGAAAATTTCAAATATTCAAGAAATTCTACCATTATTAGAAGAAGTTCTTAAAACAAGTCGTCCATTGCTTATTATTGCTGACGATGTGGATGGAGAAGCATTACCAACTCTTGTTTTAAACAAAATTCGCGGAACATTTAATGTTGTAGCTGTGAAAGCCCCAGGATTTGGTGATCGTCGTAAAGCTATGTTAGAAGATATTGCTATTTTAACTGGCGGAACAGTGATCACAGAAGATTTAGGACTTGAGCTTAAGGATGCGACAATTGCTGCGCTTGGACAGGCTGCTAAAGTAACTGTTGACAAGGATTCTACAGTTATTGTTGAGGGATCTGGCTCTGCTGAAGCGATTGCTAACCGTGTGGGACTGATCAAATCACAGTTAGAAACAACAACTTCAGACTTCGATCGTGAAAAATTACAAGAACGTTTAGCTAAATTGGCAGGTGGTGTTGCAGTTATCAAAGTAGGTGCCGCAACAGAAACAGAACTAAAAGAAATGAAATTGCGCATTGAAGATGCTTTAAACGCTACTCGTGCAGCAGTCGAAGAAGGTATTGTTAGTGGTGGTGGAACAGCACTTGTAACAGTTATTGAAAAAGTAGCTGCGCTTGACTTAACGGGAGATGAAGCGACCGGACGTAATATTGTTCTCCGTGCACTTGAAGAGCCGGTTCGTCAAATTGCTTATAATGCTGGCTTTGAAGGTTCGGTTATTATTGATAAGTTGAAAAATAGCCCAGTCGGAACAGGTTTTAATGCTGCAAGCGGAGAATGGGTTGACATGATTGAAACAGGAATCATAGATCCTGTGAAAGTGACACGTTCTGCACTTCAAAATGCAGCATCGGTTGCAAGTTTAATATTGACCACTGAAGCGGTTGTGGCAAATAAACCAGAACCAGCAGCTCCAGCGATGCCAGCCGGAATGGATCCAAGTATGATGGGTGGCATGATGTAA
- the ahpF gene encoding alkyl hydroperoxide reductase subunit F, with amino-acid sequence MALSPDIKTQLNQYLAMLESDIQLQAHLGDDEQSKKMQEFLEEIVAMSDHISLESSDLDRIPSFSIAKKGEQARVTFAGIPLGHEFTSFILALLQVSGRPPKVDQEIIDRIKSIDKPMHFETYASLSCHNCPDVVQAFNIMAVLNPNITHTMIEGGMFQDEVKEKGIMSVPAVFFENELFHSGRATIDQLLEKIAGPLSEEVFSNKETYDVLVIGGGPAGNSAAIYAARKGLKTGLLAETFGGQVMETVGIENMIGTLYTEGPQLMAQIEEHTKSYKVDIIKSQLATKIEKKELVEVSLANGAVLTAKTAILALGAKWRNVNVPGEEEFRTKGVTNCPHCDGPLFEGKDVAVIGGGNSGLEAALDLAGICKHVTVLEFLPELKADQVLQDRAAKTNNLTIIKNAATKEILGQNHVTGIDYTDRETGKDAHVDVEGIFVQIGLLPNTEWLKDSGIELTDRGEIIVDGHGATNIPGIFAAGDCTNSAYKQIIISMGSGATAAIGAFDYLIRQ; translated from the coding sequence ATGGCATTAAGCCCAGATATAAAAACACAACTCAATCAATACTTAGCTATGTTGGAATCTGATATTCAGTTGCAAGCTCACCTAGGTGATGATGAGCAGTCAAAAAAAATGCAAGAATTTTTAGAAGAGATTGTTGCTATGTCAGACCATATTTCACTTGAATCCTCAGACCTAGATCGCATCCCTAGTTTCAGCATTGCTAAAAAAGGAGAGCAAGCCCGCGTTACTTTTGCAGGCATCCCATTAGGTCATGAATTTACATCATTTATTTTAGCTCTTTTGCAAGTATCTGGTAGACCTCCCAAAGTGGATCAAGAAATCATCGACCGTATCAAATCCATTGATAAACCGATGCATTTTGAAACCTACGCTAGCCTTAGCTGCCACAACTGCCCGGATGTCGTTCAAGCCTTTAATATCATGGCTGTTCTTAACCCAAATATCACACACACTATGATTGAAGGGGGGATGTTCCAAGATGAAGTCAAGGAAAAAGGCATTATGTCTGTTCCTGCTGTCTTCTTTGAAAATGAACTCTTCCATTCTGGCCGTGCAACCATTGATCAACTCTTAGAGAAAATTGCTGGTCCTCTGTCAGAAGAAGTTTTCTCTAATAAAGAAACCTACGATGTCTTAGTTATTGGTGGAGGTCCAGCGGGCAATAGCGCAGCAATTTATGCAGCACGTAAAGGCCTTAAAACAGGACTTCTTGCTGAAACTTTTGGTGGCCAAGTGATGGAAACTGTCGGCATTGAAAATATGATTGGCACCCTCTATACCGAAGGACCTCAATTAATGGCTCAAATTGAAGAGCACACAAAATCTTACAAAGTTGATATTATTAAATCACAGCTGGCGACTAAGATTGAGAAAAAAGAGCTTGTCGAAGTCTCATTAGCCAACGGCGCTGTCTTAACAGCTAAAACGGCTATTCTGGCTCTGGGTGCTAAATGGCGGAATGTGAATGTTCCCGGTGAAGAAGAATTTCGAACCAAAGGTGTTACCAATTGTCCGCATTGTGATGGCCCACTATTCGAAGGAAAAGATGTGGCTGTCATCGGGGGAGGTAACTCCGGCCTAGAGGCAGCTCTCGATTTGGCGGGCATATGTAAGCACGTTACAGTTCTTGAGTTCTTACCTGAACTTAAGGCTGATCAAGTTCTTCAGGATCGCGCAGCAAAAACAAACAACCTTACTATCATTAAAAACGCTGCTACCAAAGAAATCCTCGGCCAAAATCATGTTACTGGTATTGATTACACTGACCGTGAAACTGGTAAAGATGCTCATGTTGACGTGGAAGGCATCTTCGTGCAGATTGGTCTCTTACCAAATACTGAATGGCTTAAAGATAGTGGCATTGAGCTAACAGATCGAGGCGAAATTATTGTTGATGGACATGGTGCAACTAATATCCCTGGTATCTTTGCTGCTGGTGATTGTACCAACTCAGCATATAAACAAATCATTATTTCAATGGGATCTGGAGCTACAGCTGCTATTGGAGCTTTTGATTATCTCATTCGTCAATAA
- a CDS encoding CtsR family transcriptional regulator — MPTKNTSDSIEEYIKELLAQSGIAEIKRSLLADSFQVVPSQINYVIKTRFTESRGYEVESKRGGGGYIRIAKVHFSDKHHLIGNLTANIGQQVSEVVFTDSIQLLFDEHLITEREGNVILAMASDEVLGADASAIRARMLYRLLQRIDRKGSN, encoded by the coding sequence ATGCCGACAAAAAACACATCGGATAGCATTGAGGAATATATCAAAGAGTTATTAGCTCAATCGGGGATTGCCGAAATTAAACGTTCCCTATTAGCAGATTCTTTTCAAGTGGTACCAAGTCAGATTAATTATGTTATTAAAACCCGTTTCACTGAAAGTCGGGGATATGAAGTTGAGAGTAAGCGGGGTGGCGGTGGCTATATTCGAATTGCTAAAGTGCACTTTTCAGACAAACACCATCTCATTGGCAATTTAACTGCAAATATTGGTCAGCAGGTGAGTGAAGTTGTTTTTACTGATTCTATTCAATTATTATTTGATGAACATTTAATTACTGAACGCGAGGGGAACGTTATCTTAGCAATGGCCTCTGATGAAGTTCTAGGGGCAGACGCATCTGCTATTCGTGCGCGTATGCTATATCGTTTGCTACAGCGTATTGACAGGAAGGGAAGCAATTAA